A stretch of Chanodichthys erythropterus isolate Z2021 chromosome 20, ASM2448905v1, whole genome shotgun sequence DNA encodes these proteins:
- the LOC137008820 gene encoding mucin-17-like has translation MAIVVSLNNASGLIVQKGIDGNLTESSPLTVEADGKLTKSSPVPAEKYSLLPAKVDGKLAESSPVPAESSSLPPKVDVKLTESSPVPAVESSSLLAKVNGKLTESRPVPAEESSSLPPKVNVKLTESSPLPTEKSSPLHAKVDGKLAESSPVPAESSSLPAKVDVKLTESSPLLPTEKSSPLPAKVDVKLTESSPVPAESSSLPPKVAVKLTESSPVPAESSSLPPKVAVKLTESSPVPAESSSLPAKVDVKLTESSPLPTEKSSSLPAKVDVKLTESSPVPAESSSLPPKVDGKLAESSPLPTEKSSSLPPKVDVKLTESSPVPAESSSLPPKVDVKLTESSPLLPTEKCSSLPAKVDVKLTESSPVPAESSSLPAKVDVKLTESSPVPAESSSLPPKVDVKLTESSPVPAESSSLPAKVDVKLTESSPLPTEKCSSLPAKVDVKLTESSPVPAESSSLPPKVDVKLTESSPVPAESSSLPPKVDIKLTESSPVPAESSSLPPKVDVKLTESSPVPAESSSLPPKVDVKLTESSPLLPTEKCISLPAKVDVKLTESSPVPAESSSLPPKVDVKLTESSPVPAESSSLPPKVDVKLTESSPVPAESSSLPPKVDVKLTESSPVPAESSSLPPKVDVKLTESSPVPAESSSLPAKVDVKLTESSPVPAESSSLPPKVDVKLTESSPVPAESSSLPPKVDVKLTESSPLLPTEKSSSLPAKVDVKLTESSPVPAESSSLPAKVDVKLTESSPLLPTEKSSPLPAKVDVKLTESSPVPAESSSLPAKVDVKLTESSPVPAESSSLPPKVDVKLTESSPVPAESSSLPAKVDVKLTESSPVPAESSSLPPKVDVKLTESSPLPTEKCISLPAKVDVKLTESSPVPAESSSLPPKVDVKLTESSPVPAESSSLPPKVDVKLTESSPVPAESSSLPPKVDVKLTESSPVPAESSSLPPKVAVKLTESSPVPAESSSLPPKVAVKLTESSPVPAESSSLPAKVDVKLTESSPLPTEKSSSLPPKVDVKLTESSPVPAESSSLPPKVDVKLTESSPLLPTEKCSSLPAKVDVKLTESSPVPAESSSLPAKVDVKLTESSPVPAESSSLPPKVDVKLTESSPVPAESSSLPAKVDVKLTESSPLPTEKCSSLPAKVDVKLTESSPVPAESSSLPPKVDVKLTESSPVPAESSSLPPKVDVKLTESSPVPAESSSLPPKVDVKLTESSPVPAESSSLPPKVDVKLTESSPLLPTEKCISLPAKVDVKLTESSPVPAESSSLPPKVDVKLTESSPVPAESSSLPPKVDVKLTESSPVPAESSSLPPKVDVKLTESSPVPAESSSLPPKVDVKLTESSPVPAESSSLPAKVDVKLTESSPVPAESSSLPPKVDVKLTESSPVPAESSSLPPKVDVKLTESSPLLPTEKSSSLPAKVDVKLTESSPVPAESSSLPAKVDVKLTESSPLLPTEKSSPLPAKVDVKLTESSPVPAESSSLPAKVDVKLTESSPVPAESSSLPPKVDVKLTESSPVPAESSSLPAKVDVKLTESSPVPAESSSLPPKVDVKLTESSPLPTEKCISLPAKVDVKLTESSPVPAESSSLPPKVDVKLTESSPVPAESSSLPPKVDVKLTESSPVPAESSSLPPKVDVKLTESSPVPAESSSLPAKVDVKLTESSPVPAESSSLPPKVDVKLTESSPVPAESSSLPPKVDVKLTESSPVPAESSSLPPKVDVKLTESSPLLPTEKSSPLPAKVDVKLTESSPVPAESSSLPPKVDVKLTESSPVPAESSSLPPKVDVKLTESSPLLPTEKSSSLPAKVDVKLTESSPVPAESSSLPAKVDVKLTESSPLLPTEKSSPLPAKVDVKLTESSPVPAESSSLPAKVDVKLTESSPVPAESSSLPPKVDVKLTESSPVPAESSSLPAKVDVKLTESSPVPAESSSLPPKVDVKLTESSPLPTEKCISLPAKVDVKLTESSPVPAESSSLPPKVDVKLTESSPVPAESSSLPPKVDVKLTESSPVPAESSSLPPKVDVKLTESSPVPAESSSLPAKVDVKLTESSPVPAESSSLPPKVDVKLTESSPVPAESSSLPPKVDVKLTESSPVPAESSSLPPKVDVKLTESSPVPAESSSLPAKVDVKLTESSPVPAESSSLPPKVDVKLTESSPVPAESSSLPAKVDVKLTESSPLLPTEKSSPLPAKVDVKLTESSPVPAESSSLPPKVDVKLTESSPLPTEKCISLPAKVDVKLTESSPVPAESSSLPPKVDVKLTESSPVPAESSSLPPKVDVKLTESSPLLPTEKSSPLPAKVDVKLTESSPVPAESSSLPPKVDVKLTESSPVPAESSSLPPKVDVKLTESSPVPAESSSLPPKVDVKLTESSPVPAESSSLPPKVDVKLTESSPVPAESSSLPAKVDVKLTESSPLPTEKSSPLPAKVDVKLTESSPLLPTEKCSSLPAKVDVKLTESSPVPAESSSLPPKVDVKLTESSPLPTEKSSPLPAKVDVKLTESSPLLPTEKCSSLPAKVDVKLTESSPVPAESSSLPPKVDVKLTESSPVPAESSSLPPKVDVKLTESSPVPAESSPLPAKVDVKLTESSPVPAESSSLPAKVDVKLTESSPVPAESSSLPAKVDVKLTESSPLPTEKSSPLPAKVDGKLAESSPVPAESSSLPPKADVKLTESSPLPTEKCSDLPAKVDWKLTESIPVPTEESSALLAEVDWKLTESIPVPTEESSALLAEVDWQLTESRPVPEVEGKLTMCSCSSP, from the exons ATGGCTATTGTGGTGTCTTTGAATAATGCATCTGGGCTAATTGTCCAAAAAG GCATTGATGGGAATTTGACTGAGTCCAGCCCTTTAACTGTTGAGGCTGATGGGAAATTGACAAAATCCAGCCCTGTCCCTGCTGAAAAATATAGCCTTCTTCCTGCCAAGGTTGATGGGAAGCTGGCTGAGTCTAGTCCTGTCCCTGCTGAATCCAGCTCTCTCCCTCCCAAGGTTGATGTCAAGTTGACTGAGTCTAGTCCTGTTCCTGCTGTAGAATCCAGCTCTCTCCTTGCCAAGGTTAATGGAAAGTTGACTGAATCAAGGCCTGTCCCTGCTGAAGAATCCAGCTCTCTCCCTCCCAAGGTTAATGTGAAGTTGACTGAGTCTAGCCCTCTTCCCACTGAGAAATCCAGCCCTCTTCATGCCAAGGTTGATGGGAAGCTGGCTGAGTCTAGCCCAGTCCCTGCTGAATCTAGCTCTCTCCCTGCCAAGGTTGATGTCAAGTTGACTGAGTCTAGCCCTCTTCTTCCCACTGAGAAATCCAGCCCTCTTCCTGCCAAGGTTGATGTCAAGTTGACTGAATCAAGCCCTGTCCCTGCTGAATCCAGCTCTCTCCCTCCCAAGGTTGCTGTCAAGTTGACTGAATCAAGCCCAGTCCCTGCTGAATCCAGCTCTCTCCCTCCCAAGGTTGCTGTCAAGTTGACTGAATCAAGCCCAGTCCCTGCTGAATCTAGCTCTCTCCCTGCCAAGGTTGATGTCAAGTTGACTGAGTCTAGCCCTCTTCCCACCGAGAAATCCAGCTCTCTTCCTGCCAAGGTTGATGTGAAGTTGACTGAGTCTAGCCCAGTCCCTGCTGAATCCAGCTCTCTCCCTCCCAAGGTTGATGGGAAGCTGGCTGAGTCTAGCCCTCTTCCCACTGAGAAATCCAGCTCTCTCCCTCCCAAGGTTGATGTCAAGTTGACTGAATCAAGCCCTGTCCCTGCTGAATCCAGCTCTCTCCCTCCCAAGGTTGATGTCAAGTTGACTGAGTCTAGCCCTCTTCTTCCCACTGAGAAATGCAGCTCTCTTCCTGCCAAGGTTGATGTCAAGTTGACTGAATCAAGCCCAGTCCCTGCTGAATCTAGCTCTCTCCCTGCCAAGGTTGATGTCAAGTTGACTGAATCAAGCCCTGTCCCTGCTGAATCCAGCTCTCTCCCTCCCAAGGTTGATGTCAAGTTGACTGAATCAAGCCCAGTCCCTGCTGAATCTAGCTCTCTCCCTGCCAAGGTTGATGTCAAGTTGACTGAGTCTAGCCCTCTTCCCACTGAGAAATGCAGCTCTCTTCCTGCCAAGGTTGATGTCAAGTTGACTGAATCAAGCCCAGTCCCTGCTGAATCTAGCTCTCTCCCTCCCAAGGTTGATGTCAAGTTGACAGAATCAAGCCCTGTCCCTGCTGAATCCAGCTCTCTCCCTCCCAAGGTTGATATCAAGTTGACTGAATCAAGCCCTGTCCCTGCTGAATCCAGCTCTCTCCCTCCCAAGGTTGATGTCAAGTTGACTGAATCAAGCCCTGTCCCTGCTGAATCCAGCTCTCTCCCTCCCAAGGTTGATGTCAAGTTGACTGAGTCTAGCCCTCTTCTTCCCACCGAGAAATGCATCTCTCTTCCTGCCAAGGTTGATGTCAAGTTGACTGAATCAAGCCCAGTCCCTGCTGAATCTAGCTCTCTCCCTCCCAAGGTTGATGTCAAGTTGACAGAATCAAGCCCTGTCCCTGCTGAATCCAGCTCTCTCCCTCCCAAGGTTGATGTCAAGTTGACTGAATCAAGCCCTGTCCCTGCTGAATCCAGCTCTCTCCCTCCCAAGGTTGATGTCAAGTTGACTGAATCAAGCCCTGTCCCTGCTGAATCCAGCTCTCTCCCTCCCAAGGTTGATGTCAAGTTGACTGAATCAAGCCCAGTCCCTGCTGAATCTAGCTCTCTCCCTGCCAAGGTTGATGTCAAGTTGACTGAATCAAGCCCTGTCCCTGCTGAATCCAGCTCTCTCCCTCCCAAGGTTGATGTCAAGTTGACTGAATCAAGCCCTGTCCCTGCTGAATCCAGCTCTCTCCCTCCCAAGGTTGATGTCAAGTTGACTGAGTCTAGCCCTCTTCTTCCCACTGAGAAATCCAGCTCTCTTCCTGCCAAGGTTGATGTCAAGTTGACTGAATCAAGCCCAGTCCCTGCTGAATCTAGCTCTCTCCCTGCCAAGGTTGATGTCAAGTTGACTGAGTCTAGCCCTCTTCTTCCCACTGAGAAATCCAGCCCTCTTCCTGCCAAGGTTGATGTCAAGTTGACTGAATCAAGCCCTGTCCCTGCTGAATCCAGCTCTCTCCCTGCCAAGGTTGATGTCAAGTTGACTGAATCAAGCCCTGTCCCTGCTGAATCCAGCTCTCTCCCTCCCAAGGTTGATGTCAAGTTGACTGAATCAAGCCCAGTCCCTGCTGAATCTAGCTCTCTCCCTGCCAAGGTTGATGTCAAGTTGACTGAGTCTAGCCCTGTCCCTGCTGAATCTAGCTCTCTCCCTCCCAAGGTTGATGTCAAGTTGACTGAGTCTAGCCCTCTTCCCACCGAGAAATGCATCTCTCTTCCTGCCAAGGTTGATGTCAAGTTGACTGAATCAAGCCCAGTCCCTGCTGAATCTAGCTCTCTCCCTCCCAAGGTTGATGTCAAGTTGACTGAATCAAGCCCTGTCCCTGCTGAATCCAGCTCTCTCCCTCCCAAGGTTGATGTCAAGTTGACAGAATCAAGCCCTGTCCCTGCTGAATCCAGCTCTCTCCCTCCCAAGGTTGATGTCAAGTTGACTGAATCAAGCCCTGTCCCTGCTGAATCCAGCTCTCTCCCTCCCAAGGTTGCTGTCAAGTTGACTGAATCAAGCCCAGTCCCTGCTGAATCCAGCTCTCTCCCTCCCAAGGTTGCTGTCAAGTTGACTGAATCAAGCCCAGTCCCTGCTGAATCTAGCTCTCTCCCTGCCAAGGTTGATGTCAAGTTGACTGAGTCTAGCCCTCTTCCCACTGAGAAATCCAGCTCTCTCCCTCCCAAGGTTGATGTCAAGTTGACTGAATCAAGCCCTGTCCCTGCTGAATCCAGCTCTCTCCCTCCCAAGGTTGATGTCAAGTTGACTGAGTCTAGCCCTCTTCTTCCCACTGAGAAATGCAGCTCTCTTCCTGCCAAGGTTGATGTCAAGTTGACTGAATCAAGCCCAGTCCCTGCTGAATCTAGCTCTCTCCCTGCCAAGGTTGATGTCAAGTTGACTGAATCAAGCCCTGTCCCTGCTGAATCCAGCTCTCTCCCTCCCAAGGTTGATGTCAAGTTGACTGAATCAAGCCCAGTCCCTGCTGAATCTAGCTCTCTCCCTGCCAAGGTTGATGTCAAGTTGACTGAGTCTAGCCCTCTTCCCACTGAGAAATGCAGCTCTCTTCCTGCCAAGGTTGATGTCAAGTTGACTGAATCAAGCCCAGTCCCTGCTGAATCTAGCTCTCTCCCTCCCAAGGTTGATGTCAAGTTGACAGAATCAAGCCCTGTCCCTGCTGAATCCAGCTCTCTCCCTCCCAAGGTTGATGTCAAGTTGACTGAATCAAGCCCTGTCCCTGCTGAATCCAGCTCTCTCCCTCCCAAGGTTGATGTCAAGTTGACTGAATCAAGCCCTGTCCCTGCTGAATCCAGCTCTCTCCCTCCCAAGGTTGATGTCAAGTTGACTGAGTCTAGCCCTCTTCTTCCCACCGAGAAATGCATCTCTCTTCCTGCCAAGGTTGATGTCAAGTTGACTGAATCAAGCCCAGTCCCTGCTGAATCTAGCTCTCTCCCTCCCAAGGTTGATGTCAAGTTGACAGAATCAAGCCCTGTCCCTGCTGAATCCAGCTCTCTCCCTCCCAAGGTTGATGTCAAGTTGACTGAATCAAGCCCTGTCCCTGCTGAATCCAGCTCTCTCCCTCCCAAGGTTGATGTCAAGTTGACTGAATCAAGCCCTGTCCCTGCTGAATCCAGCTCTCTCCCTCCCAAGGTTGATGTCAAGTTGACTGAATCAAGCCCAGTCCCTGCTGAATCTAGCTCTCTCCCTGCCAAGGTTGATGTCAAGTTGACTGAATCAAGCCCTGTCCCTGCTGAATCCAGCTCTCTCCCTCCCAAGGTTGATGTCAAGTTGACTGAATCAAGCCCTGTCCCTGCTGAATCCAGCTCTCTCCCTCCCAAGGTTGATGTCAAGTTGACTGAGTCTAGCCCTCTTCTTCCCACTGAGAAATCCAGCTCTCTTCCTGCCAAGGTTGATGTCAAGTTGACTGAATCAAGCCCAGTCCCTGCTGAATCTAGCTCTCTCCCTGCCAAGGTTGATGTCAAGTTGACTGAGTCTAGCCCTCTTCTTCCCACTGAGAAATCCAGCCCTCTTCCTGCCAAGGTTGATGTCAAGTTGACTGAATCAAGCCCTGTCCCTGCTGAATCCAGCTCTCTCCCTGCCAAGGTTGATGTCAAGTTGACTGAATCAAGCCCTGTCCCTGCTGAATCCAGCTCTCTCCCTCCCAAGGTTGATGTCAAGTTGACTGAATCAAGCCCAGTCCCTGCTGAATCTAGCTCTCTCCCTGCCAAGGTTGATGTCAAGTTGACTGAGTCTAGCCCTGTCCCTGCTGAATCTAGCTCTCTCCCTCCCAAGGTTGATGTCAAGTTGACTGAGTCTAGCCCTCTTCCCACCGAGAAATGCATCTCTCTTCCTGCCAAGGTTGATGTCAAGTTGACTGAATCAAGCCCAGTCCCTGCTGAATCTAGCTCTCTCCCTCCCAAGGTTGATGTCAAGTTGACTGAATCAAGCCCTGTCCCTGCTGAATCCAGCTCTCTCCCTCCCAAGGTTGATGTCAAGTTGACAGAATCAAGCCCTGTCCCTGCTGAATCCAGCTCTCTCCCTCCCAAGGTTGATGTCAAGTTGACTGAATCAAGCCCTGTCCCTGCTGAATCTAGCTCTCTCCCTGCCAAGGTTGATGTCAAGTTGACTGAATCAAGCCCTGTCCCTGCTGAATCCAGCTCTCTCCCTCCCAAGGTTGATGTCAAGTTGACTGAATCAAGCCCTGTCCCTGCTGAATCCAGCTCTCTCCCTCCCAAGGTTGATGTCAAGTTGACTGAATCAAGCCCAGTCCCTGCTGAATCTAGCTCTCTCCCTCCCAAGGTTGATGTCAAGTTGACTGAGTCTAGCCCTCTTCTTCCCACTGAGAAATCCAGCCCTCTTCCTGCCAAGGTTGATGTCAAGTTGACTGAATCAAGCCCTGTCCCTGCTGAATCCAGCTCTCTCCCTCCCAAGGTTGATGTCAAGTTGACTGAATCAAGCCCTGTCCCTGCTGAATCCAGCTCTCTCCCTCCCAAGGTTGATGTCAAGTTGACTGAGTCTAGCCCTCTTCTTCCCACTGAGAAATCCAGCTCTCTTCCTGCCAAGGTTGATGTCAAGTTGACTGAATCAAGCCCAGTCCCTGCTGAATCTAGCTCTCTCCCTGCCAAGGTTGATGTCAAGTTGACTGAGTCTAGCCCTCTTCTTCCCACTGAGAAATCCAGCCCTCTTCCTGCCAAGGTTGATGTCAAGTTGACTGAATCAAGCCCTGTCCCTGCTGAATCCAGCTCTCTCCCTGCCAAGGTTGATGTCAAGTTGACTGAATCAAGCCCTGTCCCTGCTGAATCCAGCTCTCTCCCTCCCAAGGTTGATGTCAAGTTGACTGAATCAAGCCCAGTCCCTGCTGAATCTAGCTCTCTCCCTGCCAAGGTTGATGTCAAGTTGACTGAGTCTAGCCCTGTCCCTGCTGAATCTAGCTCTCTCCCTCCCAAGGTTGATGTCAAGTTGACTGAGTCTAGCCCTCTTCCCACCGAGAAATGCATCTCTCTTCCTGCCAAGGTTGATGTCAAGTTGACTGAATCAAGCCCAGTCCCTGCTGAATCTAGCTCTCTCCCTCCCAAGGTTGATGTCAAGTTGACTGAATCAAGCCCTGTCCCTGCTGAATCCAGCTCTCTCCCTCCCAAGGTTGATGTCAAGTTGACAGAATCAAGCCCTGTCCCTGCTGAATCCAGCTCTCTCCCTCCCAAGGTTGATGTCAAGTTGACTGAATCAAGCCCTGTCCCTGCTGAATCTAGCTCTCTCCCTGCCAAGGTTGATGTCAAGTTGACTGAATCAAGCCCTGTCCCTGCTGAATCCAGCTCTCTCCCTCCCAAGGTTGATGTCAAGTTGACTGAATCAAGCCCTGTCCCTGCTGAATCCAGCTCTCTCCCTCCCAAGGTTGATGTCAAGTTGACTGAATCAAGCCCTGTCCCTGCTGAATCCAGCTCTCTCCCTCCCAAGGTTGATGTCAAGTTGACTGAATCAAGCCCTGTCCCTGCTGAATCCAGCTCTCTCCCTGCCAAGGTTGATGTCAAGTTGACTGAATCAAGCCCTGTCCCTGCTGAATCCAGCTCTCTCCCTCCCAAGGTTGATGTCAAGTTGACTGAATCAAGCCCAGTCCCTGCTGAATCTAGCTCTCTCCCTGCCAAGGTTGATGTCAAGTTGACTGAGTCTAGCCCTCTTCTTCCCACTGAGAAATCCAGCCCTCTTCCTGCCAAGGTTGATGTCAAGTTGACTGAATCAAGCCCAGTCCCTGCTGAATCTAGCTCTCTCCCTCCCAAGGTTGATGTCAAGTTGACTGAGTCTAGCCCTCTTCCCACCGAGAAATGCATCTCTCTTCCTGCCAAGGTTGATGTCAAGTTGACTGAATCAAGCCCAGTCCCTGCTGAATCTAGCTCTCTCCCTCCCAAGGTTGATGTCAAGTTGACTGAATCAAGCCCTGTCCCTGCTGAATCCAGCTCTCTCCCTCCCAAGGTTGATGTCAAGTTGACTGAGTCTAGCCCTCTTCTTCCCACTGAGAAATCCAGCCCTCTTCCTGCCAAGGTTGATGTCAAGTTGACTGAATCAAGCCCAGTCCCTGCTGAATCTAGCTCTCTCCCTCCCAAGGTTGATGTCAAGTTGACTGAATCAAGCCCTGTCCCTGCTGAATCCAGCTCTCTCCCTCCCAAGGTTGATGTCAAGTTGACTGAATCAAGCCCTGTCCCTGCTGAATCTAGCTCTCTCCCTCCCAAGGTTGATGTCAAGTTGACTGAATCAAGCCCTGTCCCTGCTGAATCCAGCTCTCTCCCTCCCAAGGTTGATGTCAAGTTGACTGAATCAAGCCCTGTCCCTGCTGAATCTAGCTCTCTCCCTGCCAAGGTTGATGTCAAGTTGACTGAGTCTAGCCCTCTTCCCACTGAGAAATCCAGCCCTCTTCCTGCCAAGGTTGATGTCAAGTTGACTGAGTCTAGCCCTCTTCTTCCCACTGAGAAATGCAGCTCTCTTCCTGCCAAGGTTGATGTCAAGTTGACTGAATCAAGCCCAGTCCCTGCTGAATCTAGCTCTCTCCCTCCCAAGGTTGATGTCAAGTTGACTGAGTCTAGCCCTCTTCCCACTGAGAAATCCAGCCCTCTTCCTGCCAAGGTTGATGTCAAGTTGACTGAGTCTAGCCCTCTTCTTCCCACTGAGAAATGCAGCTCTCTTCCTGCCAAGGTTGATGTCAAGTTGACTGAATCAAGCCCAGTCCCTGCTGAATCTAGCTCTCTCCCTCCCAAGGTTGATGTCAAGTTGACTGAATCAAGCCCTGTCCCTGCTGAATCCAGCTCTCTCCCTCCCAAGGTTGATGTCAAGTTGACTGAATCAAGCCCTGTCCCTGCTGAATCTAGCCCTCTCCCTGCCAAGGTTGATGTCAAGTTGACTGAATCAAGCCCTGTCCCTGCTGAATCTAGCTCTCTCCCTGCCAAGGTTGATGTCAAGTTGACTGAATCAAGCCCTGTCCCTGCTGAATCTAGCTCTCTCCCTGCCAAGGTTGATGTCAAGTTGACTGAGTCTAGCCCTCTTCCCACTGAGAAATCCAGCCCTCTTCCTGCCAAGGTTGATGGGAAGCTGGCTGAGTCTAGTCCTGTTCCTGCTGAATCCAGCTCTCTCCCTCCCAAGGCTGATGTGAAGTTGACTGAGTCTAGCCCTCTTCCCACTGAAAAATGCAGCGATCTTCCTGCCAAGGTTGATTGGAAGTTGACTGAATCAATCCCTGTCCCCACTGAAGAATCCAGTGCTCTCCTTGCTGAGGTTGACTGGAAGTTGACTGAATCAATCCCTGTCCCCACTGAAGAATCCAGCGCTCTCCTTGCTGAGGTTGATTGGCAGTTGACAGAGTCTAGACCTGTCCCTGAGGTTGAAGGGAAGTTGACGATGTGCTCATGTTCATCTCCATAA
- the sgms2b gene encoding phosphatidylcholine:ceramide cholinephosphotransferase 2: protein MAASQLLDEQDDVDNGDFHVMVMVEDRTCPQIGRTHPSPDTPSSGQVADKPIDSKPKRLARGFRKALRKNQDYIRIAIPKSSISQLPSEWWKTGIAFIWAGFNLILTTVMITIIHERVPDKSVSPPLPDKFFDYVPRMEWAFSVTEVNGMILVALWFIQWLFLKHRAIVGRRFFFLQGMLYLYRMVTMYITTLPVPSMHMDCAPKLYGDSHGKIKRVLQLVSGGGLSITGSHLMCGDFLYSGHTVMLTLTFLFIQEYSPRSLFWRCYHVICWLLSAVGVVCILIAHEHYSVDVVVAYFITSRLFYWYHTMANNQALRGSPHNYLNRTWWNLVFNFLEKNIKTTVPCTFSWPVTLPSACFKNPCKSYSKVQSTRDE from the exons ATGGCAGCATCTCAACTCCTGGACGAACAAGATGACGTAGACAACGGCGACTTCCATGTGATGGTGATGGTAGAGGATAGGACATGCCCCCAAATCGGACGGACACACCCCTCTCCGGACACGCCCAGTAGCGGTCAGGTTGCCGACAAGCCAATTGACAGCAAGCCAAAGCGTTTGGCACGGGGTTTCCGAAAAGCCTTGCGGAAAAACCAGGATTACATCCGCATCGCCATCCCAAAGTCCAGCATCTCTCAGCTGCCGTCGGAATGGTGGAAGACGGGAATCGCCTTCATCTGGGCCGGTTTTAACCTCATCCTTACGACCGTCATGATCACTATCATCCACGAGAGAGTCCCGGATAAGTCCGTCAGCCCACCGTTACCGGACAAGTTCTTTGATTACGTGCCGCGTATGGAGTGGGCGTTTTCCGTCACCGAGGTCAACGGAATGATCCTGGTGGCTCTGTGGTTCATTCAATGGCTCTTCCTCAAGCACAG AGCCATCGTGGGCCGAAGGTTTTTCTTCCTGCAGGGAATGTTGTATTTGTACCGTATGGTCACCATGTACATCACAACTCTTCCGGTTCCCAGCATGCACATGGACTGCGCCCCGAAG CTCTACGGTGATTCTCACGGCAAGATCAAGCGAGTTTTGCAGCTGGTTTCTGGAGGAGGTTTGTCCATCACAGGCTCCCATCTCATGTGTGGAGACTTTCTGTACAGTGGCCACACGGTCATGCTCACCCTCACCTTCCTCTTCATTCAGGAAT ACTCACCCCGCTCGCTGTTTTGGCGTTGTTATCACGTGATCTGCTGGTTGCTAAGTGCAGTGGGCGTGGTCTGTATCCTGATAGCGCATGAGCATTACAGCGTGGATGTAGTGGTGGCATATTTCATCACCTCACGCCTCTTCTACTGGTACCACACTATGGCCAACAACCAG GCATTAAGAGGATCTCCTCACAACTATCTGAACCGAACGTGGTGGAACCTTGTGTTTAACTTCCTGGAGAAGAACATTAAGACAACGGTTCCCTGCACGTTCTCATGGCCCGTGACGCTTCCATCTGCGTGCTTCAAGAACCCGTGCAAGAGCTACTCAAAAGTGCAGAGCACTCGAGATGAATGA
- the pfn1 gene encoding profilin-1, whose product MSWDSYISSLTKSEWVDDAVILGLTPGQESVWASAPGGWLNQVTASEVQAIIASDRSGLFANGVTLAGRKCTLLRDALNVDGQNTMDIKMKTSEKEPDPFSFTIGRSHKAIIIAKGIKDAHGGKINPLVFDMTAYLRKMNM is encoded by the exons ATGAGCTGGGACAGCTACATCAGCAGCCTGACCAAGAGCGAATGGGTGGATGATGCAGTCATTCTCGGGCTGACACCGGGTCAGGAGTCCGTTTGGGCTTCAGCGCCGGGCGGCTGGCTTAACCAAGTCACG gcGTCAGAGGTTCAGGCTATCATAGCCAGTGACCGCAGTGGACTGTTTGCCAatggcgtgactttggcaggcAGGAAGTGCACACTGCTGAGAGACGCTCTGAATGTGGACGGGCAGAACACCATGGACATCAAGATGAAGACCTCAGAGAAAGAGCCCGACCCCTTTTCATTCACCATCGGCAGATCTCATAAAG cgATAATCATTGCAAAAGGAATAAAAGATGCTCACGGCGGTAAAATCAATCCACTTGTCTTTGACATGACCGCATACCTCAGGAAGATGAACATGTGA